The Syngnathus typhle isolate RoL2023-S1 ecotype Sweden linkage group LG1, RoL_Styp_1.0, whole genome shotgun sequence genome includes a window with the following:
- the LOC133161324 gene encoding probable C->U-editing enzyme APOBEC-2 isoform X1 yields the protein MAEAGEVLERDLFLLQYKNVCMATELQKATYLCFKANGGWTKSGWFCNQPRIKHAEIRFLENLETLDRNLKYTVTCYLSWSPCADCSEALVNFLSNNPNVNLRIFVSRLYRIDERRNCEGLKLLNDAGVHLKVMNNEHFEYCWKTFVDHKQSPFPLWDDIVENHAYYEEELTDILQQERGTIN from the exons ATGGCAGAAGCAGG TGAGGTTTTGGAAAGAGATCTGTTTCTCTTACAATACAAAAATGTGTGCATGGCAACGGAACTGCAAAAGGCAACCTACCTGTGCTTtaaagcaaatggcggttggaCTAAATCTGGATGGTTTTGCAATCAACCGCGTATAAAACACGCAGAG ATTCGATTTCTGGAGAACCTGGAAACCTTGGATCGTAATCTCAAATACACGGTCACTTGTTACTTGTCCTGGTCTCCCTGTGCAGACTGCTCCGAGGCATTAGTCAACTTCCTGTCCAACAATCCAAACGTAAATCTTCGTATCTTTGTGTCGCGCCTCTACCGCATTGACGAGAGGAGAAATTGCGAGGGCCTGAAGCTGCTGAATGATGCCGGAGTGCATCTCAAAGTCATGAATAATGAAC ACTTTGAATACTGCTGGAAAACCTTTGTTGATCATAAACAAAGCCCTTTCCCACTTTGGGACGACATTGTTGAAAACCACGCTTATTATGAAGAAGAGCTCACCGATATTCTCCAGCAG GAACGTGGGACCATAAACTGA
- the LOC133161324 gene encoding single-stranded DNA cytosine deaminase-like isoform X2, with protein MVLQSTAYKTRRDCSEALVNFLSNNPNVNLRIFVSRLYRIDERRNCEGLKLLNDAGVHLKVMNNEHFEYCWKTFVDHKQSPFPLWDDIVENHAYYEEELTDILQQERGTIN; from the exons ATGGTTTTGCAATCAACCGCGTATAAAACACGCAGAG ACTGCTCCGAGGCATTAGTCAACTTCCTGTCCAACAATCCAAACGTAAATCTTCGTATCTTTGTGTCGCGCCTCTACCGCATTGACGAGAGGAGAAATTGCGAGGGCCTGAAGCTGCTGAATGATGCCGGAGTGCATCTCAAAGTCATGAATAATGAAC ACTTTGAATACTGCTGGAAAACCTTTGTTGATCATAAACAAAGCCCTTTCCCACTTTGGGACGACATTGTTGAAAACCACGCTTATTATGAAGAAGAGCTCACCGATATTCTCCAGCAG GAACGTGGGACCATAAACTGA